Sequence from the Klebsiella quasivariicola genome:
CACCCGAAGTCGCCGGCGCGCTTGTCAGGGCAAAACAGCGTGGTCTCGATGTGAAAGTGGTTCTGGACTGGAAAGCCAATACAGGCAGGCAAAACAAGGCGAGTCTGGCGGCCATGAATCTTCTGGTCAATGCCGGTATCCCGGTTCGCACAGTGTCGCAGTACAAAATCATGCACGATAAAGTCATTATTGCTGACGGCCGTAATGTTGAAGTGGGGTCTTTTAACTACACTCGAGCCGCTGATCGGTTCAATTCAGAGAACGTGCTAGTCGTGTGGGATGAACCAGTCGTTGCTCAACGCTATCTCCAGCACTGGCAAACTCGGTGGGAGATGGGAAAAGACTGGAGTTCCTCGTATTAACCTCCTCGCTCAATAGCCTGCTCATTGCGCCAACAAGGGCAGGTTATATAACAAAAAATAACGTAACTCTCGCTGCATCCAGCGACGTGTAGTATCTTTGTTCAAGTATTCAGTTATATGCTTGAGGAGGCAGAGATGTCACAGGTCGTTAACGGAGTTACTTCCTCATCTAAACGTCCCTATAGGAAGGGCAACCCTGTTTCTGCGGCAGAACGTCAGCAGAAAGCTGTTGCCCGAAAAAAAGCGACGCACAAAGAGGTGAGAGTATTTGTGCGGGACAAGCTTAAAAACCAGCTTCAAATCATGTGTGAGAATGAAGGAATTACTCAGGCAGCAATGATTGAGAGGCTGATTGAAAGGGAATCAGCGAAACTAGGAATCGACGTAACGACGTCACATTCTTGATCATGCCTGCTATGAGTGCTAGATTACTGAACGTTTAGAATTCTTGGCTGGCCACACCATAAGGTGGCAGGGAGCTGGTTTTGTGGATGTTTACCCGGAACCAGAAAGTAAAAACCCCGATAATCTTCTTCAATCTTGGCGGAAGGAAAAGATTAACGGGGCCCTAATAAACTGCATAGAAGCTGTTGCTCTATGCAGGGAGTATATGTACATGCTCAGAAAACTTCAAGCTCAGTTTCTGTGTCATTCGCTCCTTCTGTGCAACATAAGCGCAGGAAGCGGTGACTGATCATAACCAACAAAGCTCATGCAAGTATGTTCAGGTAAACAATCCTGAACCTGTTTTCACGGTTCCCCAGGACTACACTCCCTGGCCTTTCTCGCTGAAACTTATGGTAAAAGCCAATGGTTTCACTGAAAGCTTCAGTTTCGATATCGCATCAGCGATGTCGCGTAGGGACGGAATACGAAAACGTAAACCCCCATTTTTGCGCCGCAGAGCGATGAATGCGTTGCTCATGGCGATGTGTTTT
This genomic interval carries:
- a CDS encoding phospholipase D family protein, whose protein sequence is MNRTLRRCCLSGLISLSLFAPVPAVYAASIETGYSPEGTALQLVLKTINSAQQEIRLMGYSFTSPEVAGALVRAKQRGLDVKVVLDWKANTGRQNKASLAAMNLLVNAGIPVRTVSQYKIMHDKVIIADGRNVEVGSFNYTRAADRFNSENVLVVWDEPVVAQRYLQHWQTRWEMGKDWSSSY
- a CDS encoding replication regulatory protein RepA; this translates as MSQVVNGVTSSSKRPYRKGNPVSAAERQQKAVARKKATHKEVRVFVRDKLKNQLQIMCENEGITQAAMIERLIERESAKLGIDVTTSHS
- the tap gene encoding RepA leader peptide Tap, coding for MLRKLQAQFLCHSLLLCNISAGSGD